The DNA region TGTCTTATCCTGTAATTATTTCCTTTTCCTTTCATTAAAAAATCTCCCCTATTTTAGGTAGTATCTGGCAAATTACTGCCAGATTCTAGCTTTCTGTAAAATGCCATTTCTGGAGTCTCAAGCACGTCAAGATTTAAGCTCATATGGGGTCGCTTCTTGTTGTAGAAGTTCATGAACTCTTCTATTGATTTGAAGTATTTTAGCTTCTGCTCAAGCGTTCCAAAGAATCTTTCAATCTTGCCGTTTGTCTGGGGATGGCTTACGCCTGAAAGTATATGCTCTATCCCTAGCTCCCTTAGGGCTATCTGGAACTTGCACTCTCCTTGAGCTTTCTTGTCCTTAGCACTTGCATAGAACTGTGTCCCACGGTCAGTCAGAATAGCTTTAGGCTTTCCATAAATCCTTATAGCGTTGTACAGAACTTCCAAAGATGCTTCTGTTGTGGGGCTATCAAATACTTTCCATGCCATAATCATCCTTGATGCGTCATCCTCATAGGCTATGAGCCATTTATTGGTGCCAGAGAGCTTTTTCCAGTCCGTATGCCATAGCGACATGCTGTGCTCCCGCTCATACCTAACGTAAGACCTCTGCTTTTTCTTCTTAGGCTCCTCTTTTGAGAGGCCGTTTTCTCTCAAACACTTGTGGATCTTGTTATGAGACACTTTAATCCCCTCAAGCCTTAGCATTATTTCTATAAGGCAAGCTCCAACTTTGTACTCAC from Methanofastidiosum sp. includes:
- a CDS encoding DDE-type integrase/transposase/recombinase produces the protein MAKLNDKKIAFIQKITLRRVNQIYLHYKKTGSRPILRPPGRPEEPLEEKEIKRIREIHCEYKVGACLIEIMLRLEGIKVSHNKIHKCLRENGLSKEEPKKKKQRSYVRYEREHSMSLWHTDWKKLSGTNKWLIAYEDDASRMIMAWKVFDSPTTEASLEVLYNAIRIYGKPKAILTDRGTQFYASAKDKKAQGECKFQIALRELGIEHILSGVSHPQTNGKIERFFGTLEQKLKYFKSIEEFMNFYNKKRPHMSLNLDVLETPEMAFYRKLESGSNLPDTT